A single Sphingobium sp. RAC03 DNA region contains:
- the trbC gene encoding type-F conjugative transfer system pilin assembly protein TrbC — MRLLAWGITALLGTAGISALLAQTVDELDVQAIKKRSADLAADAQAFVDQVKNRGDEFREEAAAIRESGTENMRQVAAKDLPKGPAGPIDFDEIVQGASKNASAKGGDAPQLIVFASLSMPPQSLKQLIKDTARAGGVVVFRGFPNNSMKEFAGRLGQIVESQGDFTNIGIDPRLFRAFNVQAVPTYVAVSSDFDLCAGFSCQTKVPPFDRMTGNVTVEYALNSFAEGNGPGARIAAVGLSNMRKGRE, encoded by the coding sequence ATGCGCCTATTGGCCTGGGGCATCACCGCCCTTCTAGGAACCGCCGGGATTTCGGCCCTGCTCGCCCAGACCGTCGACGAGCTCGACGTACAGGCGATCAAGAAGCGCTCGGCCGACCTGGCGGCTGACGCACAGGCCTTCGTTGACCAGGTCAAGAATCGAGGAGACGAGTTCAGGGAGGAAGCCGCCGCGATCCGCGAAAGCGGCACGGAAAACATGCGGCAGGTCGCAGCGAAGGATCTGCCCAAGGGTCCGGCGGGGCCGATCGACTTCGATGAGATCGTGCAGGGGGCGTCGAAGAACGCCAGCGCAAAGGGCGGCGATGCTCCGCAATTAATTGTCTTCGCGAGCCTGTCGATGCCGCCGCAGTCGCTTAAGCAGCTCATCAAGGACACGGCGAGGGCAGGGGGCGTCGTCGTTTTCCGGGGCTTCCCGAACAATTCCATGAAGGAGTTCGCGGGCAGGCTCGGCCAGATTGTCGAAAGCCAGGGCGATTTCACAAATATCGGCATCGATCCACGCCTCTTCCGCGCGTTCAACGTGCAGGCGGTCCCCACCTATGTGGCCGTCTCCTCGGACTTCGACCTCTGTGCCGGCTTCTCCTGCCAGACCAAGGTTCCACCCTTTGACCGTATGACCGGCAACGTGACGGTCGAATATGCGCTCAATTCCTTTGCCGAGGGCAACGGACCGGGAGCTCGCATCGCCGCTGTCGGCCTTTCGAATATGCGGAAGGGACGGGAGTGA
- the traU gene encoding conjugal transfer pilus assembly protein TraU yields MRWLRPFLGILLLLTVVFALAPRAEAAGPTCNGKFVNPITDVCWSCLFPLSVGGLKIWPSSRPDPSNPASPVCVCSDPLPRIGISVGFWEPARLADVTMKPWCFPNLGGIRIAPGFDIGQGYLAGPSMVGGRSQSTAKWHVHWYVYPLLYWMEILTDFVCFEQASFDIAYMTEIDPLWQDDSLTTLINPEAIVFANPIAQAACAGDCIAGTVGLPLDPLFWCAGCQGSMYPLNGNIPASIGHVQSSRLAISRFAYKMHREALAWGTMGSEGLCKKYLMPIMRKQQYRFQMVNPIPTVSGRFACSAIGASTMPPDAGRAYPAGGEDMGYLIWRKRNCCVL; encoded by the coding sequence ATGCGTTGGTTGCGCCCCTTCCTCGGTATCCTCCTGCTGTTGACGGTCGTGTTCGCGCTTGCGCCCAGGGCGGAGGCAGCCGGTCCGACGTGCAATGGCAAATTCGTCAATCCGATCACCGACGTCTGCTGGTCGTGCCTGTTTCCGCTGTCGGTAGGAGGGCTCAAGATCTGGCCGAGCAGCCGGCCCGACCCGAGCAATCCGGCGTCGCCGGTATGCGTCTGCAGCGATCCGCTTCCGCGCATCGGCATTTCGGTCGGTTTCTGGGAGCCGGCGCGGCTTGCTGACGTGACGATGAAGCCCTGGTGTTTCCCCAACCTCGGCGGGATCCGCATCGCCCCTGGCTTCGATATAGGCCAAGGCTATCTGGCCGGGCCATCGATGGTCGGCGGTCGATCCCAAAGCACCGCCAAATGGCACGTCCACTGGTACGTCTATCCACTTCTCTACTGGATGGAGATCCTGACCGATTTCGTGTGCTTCGAGCAGGCGTCGTTCGATATCGCCTACATGACCGAGATCGATCCGCTCTGGCAGGATGACTCGCTGACCACGCTCATCAACCCGGAGGCGATCGTGTTCGCGAACCCTATCGCGCAGGCAGCGTGCGCCGGTGATTGCATCGCCGGCACGGTCGGGCTTCCGCTCGATCCGTTGTTCTGGTGCGCGGGTTGTCAGGGCAGCATGTACCCGCTCAACGGCAATATCCCGGCGTCGATCGGCCATGTGCAGTCGTCACGTCTCGCGATTTCCCGGTTCGCCTACAAGATGCACCGCGAGGCGCTGGCTTGGGGAACGATGGGCTCGGAGGGCCTGTGCAAGAAATACCTCATGCCGATCATGCGGAAGCAGCAATATCGCTTCCAGATGGTCAACCCGATCCCGACCGTCAGCGGCCGCTTCGCGTGCTCGGCGATCGGCGCTTCCACCATGCCGCCCGACGCGGGTCGCGCCTACCCCGCCGGTGGCGAGGACATGGGCTACCTCATCTGGCGCAAGCGCAATTGCTGCGTGCTATAG
- a CDS encoding TrbI F-type domain-containing protein, producing the protein MAEQPELDLPSGPPSAPQAVAVKRKTVFAGFTKVQIIIGGLALLAIIWCMWVTKALVAPKQDHIVSARLSSIVGEYVQGQARSASPPAQVESEMRTFMATLDSELQRRSANGQVVLVGEAVLTKNVPDITDSLKAAVYASGIARPKPASAEDLQRLEQLGAAQLPAQPAAAQPLGPAATIDPMAAAQGMPQQATPVQAPPQQPMQYGAPGASVSTFGGPDGNGGQ; encoded by the coding sequence ATGGCTGAACAGCCCGAACTTGACCTGCCGTCCGGTCCCCCGTCCGCGCCCCAAGCCGTGGCGGTGAAGCGCAAAACTGTCTTCGCCGGCTTCACAAAGGTGCAGATCATCATCGGCGGGCTGGCGCTGCTGGCGATCATCTGGTGCATGTGGGTGACGAAGGCCCTTGTCGCGCCGAAACAGGATCACATCGTCTCGGCGCGGCTGTCGTCGATCGTGGGCGAGTATGTGCAGGGGCAGGCCCGATCAGCGTCGCCGCCCGCTCAGGTCGAGTCTGAAATGCGGACGTTCATGGCAACGCTCGACAGCGAGCTGCAGCGGCGTAGCGCCAACGGCCAGGTGGTGTTGGTCGGTGAAGCCGTCCTGACGAAGAACGTGCCGGATATCACGGACAGCCTGAAGGCGGCGGTCTACGCATCCGGTATCGCGCGTCCCAAACCGGCATCGGCCGAGGATTTGCAGCGGCTCGAACAGCTTGGCGCGGCGCAGCTCCCCGCACAGCCGGCGGCGGCGCAACCCCTTGGCCCGGCTGCAACGATCGATCCGATGGCCGCAGCGCAGGGCATGCCGCAACAGGCGACGCCGGTCCAGGCCCCACCGCAGCAACCGATGCAGTACGGAGCGCCGGGAGCTTCGGTATCCACCTTTGGAGGCCCCGATGGCAACGGCGGTCAGTGA
- a CDS encoding S26 family signal peptidase: MATAVSDAPSPLWRPRKRLWGMLGAFLVGSIVLTAISDWRDAHAFLINTTDSLPNWAFVIHRKQLPGRGGYVFFDPPSNALVRRHFGARPKMFGKIVYGMPGDVVGHVGSIVTINGKMVAQMKPLTRFGEPLTPGVVGEIPQGCYFAGTPHKDGFDSRYAEIGLVCRKQIVGTGEPIL; this comes from the coding sequence ATGGCAACGGCGGTCAGTGACGCGCCCAGTCCGCTCTGGAGGCCGCGGAAACGCCTCTGGGGGATGTTGGGCGCGTTCCTTGTCGGCAGCATCGTCCTGACGGCAATCAGCGATTGGCGCGATGCGCATGCCTTCCTCATCAACACGACGGATTCGCTTCCGAACTGGGCGTTCGTGATCCACCGGAAGCAGCTCCCGGGGCGCGGCGGATATGTTTTTTTCGACCCTCCCAGCAATGCGCTGGTGCGTCGTCACTTCGGCGCCAGGCCGAAGATGTTCGGCAAGATCGTCTATGGGATGCCGGGTGATGTGGTTGGCCATGTCGGTTCCATCGTCACGATCAACGGCAAGATGGTGGCCCAAATGAAGCCGCTGACACGCTTTGGCGAGCCGCTGACGCCCGGCGTCGTCGGTGAAATCCCGCAAGGCTGCTACTTCGCCGGCACGCCCCACAAGGACGGCTTTGACAGCCGCTACGCAGAGATAGGTCTCGTCTGCCGCAAGCAGATCGTCGGGACCGGGGAGCCAATCCTGTGA
- the traW gene encoding type-F conjugative transfer system protein TraW, whose amino-acid sequence MLDLLTVGVAATVVTVTASFVGPARIEAKDYGQAGQAFPVIEPDLLTTIESRLRRAEASGELARTNEMFAARAGAKVRRPTPVAGITPAEEARTWDYDPSVTLERAIHDQKGNLIAAAGQRINPLDFVAIKQDLVFIDGDNNAQIAWATSRYTDLKAKIIFVNGSPIEAMTARKRRFYFDQEGKLTAKFGVQHTPAVVTQAGRIMRVSEHVLKKGSIG is encoded by the coding sequence GTGCTTGATCTCCTGACCGTCGGCGTCGCTGCGACCGTGGTCACCGTGACCGCATCGTTCGTGGGGCCGGCGCGGATCGAGGCCAAGGACTACGGGCAAGCGGGGCAAGCCTTTCCGGTCATCGAGCCAGATCTGCTTACGACGATCGAGTCGCGGTTGAGGCGCGCGGAAGCATCCGGCGAACTGGCGAGAACCAATGAGATGTTCGCCGCGCGTGCCGGGGCCAAGGTGCGTCGGCCGACCCCGGTCGCGGGCATCACGCCGGCGGAGGAAGCGCGGACCTGGGACTATGATCCGTCGGTCACGCTCGAGCGCGCCATCCACGACCAGAAGGGCAACCTGATCGCGGCCGCCGGCCAGAGGATCAACCCGCTCGACTTCGTTGCGATCAAGCAGGACCTCGTCTTCATCGACGGTGACAACAATGCGCAGATCGCGTGGGCGACCAGTCGCTACACCGACCTCAAGGCCAAGATCATCTTCGTGAACGGCTCGCCGATCGAGGCGATGACGGCGCGGAAGCGGCGCTTCTATTTTGATCAGGAAGGCAAGCTCACGGCCAAGTTCGGCGTTCAGCATACGCCTGCCGTCGTGACCCAGGCTGGCAGGATCATGCGGGTTTCGGAGCATGTACTGAAGAAAGGGAGCATCGGCTGA
- a CDS encoding TraV family lipoprotein: MSVPARRGISRRLPAFASLIMLVALGGCASFGGNVKGSFSCAAPDGICAPTSTIDDRALAMISGDANGASTTPAGPYMDDAPKARAYRTAASDQRSPLQQVDAGRTRERVLRIVFQPYIDERGRLHEASAVHAVVARGEWQQQALATATPIPDQNAVATLERPKTLAEAVDRADPPEAVVASIDPNLPDPAVVAAARARKADPVEAIKADVAARLAPRAGRTPALTTGTPAASSSASAAAGVSKPVAPSVPSAASKAAPPPGTPVPAQAAATARPAAAALSTPLPKTTSSAEAQARVKGDPRYQSATRSVEQTAQQAATDAVLPEAKPTPKATVRAAGFPAAVPEDN, encoded by the coding sequence GTGAGCGTGCCCGCCCGTCGCGGCATTTCTCGGCGACTGCCGGCGTTCGCGAGCCTGATCATGCTGGTGGCCCTTGGCGGATGCGCCAGTTTCGGCGGTAATGTTAAGGGCAGTTTTTCATGCGCCGCGCCAGACGGGATCTGCGCGCCGACGTCGACGATCGACGATCGTGCGCTGGCGATGATCTCGGGCGATGCGAACGGCGCCTCGACGACGCCGGCGGGGCCGTACATGGACGACGCGCCGAAGGCCCGGGCATATCGTACCGCAGCGTCCGACCAGCGGTCCCCTCTCCAGCAGGTCGACGCGGGGCGCACCCGGGAGCGGGTGCTGCGCATCGTCTTCCAGCCCTATATCGACGAGCGCGGGCGTCTGCACGAGGCGAGCGCCGTTCATGCCGTTGTCGCGCGCGGCGAATGGCAGCAACAGGCGCTGGCGACCGCGACGCCGATCCCGGATCAGAACGCCGTCGCGACGCTGGAGCGTCCCAAAACACTCGCGGAAGCGGTGGATCGGGCTGATCCGCCTGAAGCGGTTGTCGCCTCGATCGATCCCAACCTTCCTGATCCCGCCGTGGTCGCCGCCGCTCGCGCACGCAAGGCCGATCCCGTCGAAGCGATCAAGGCCGATGTTGCGGCCCGCCTCGCCCCCAGGGCGGGTCGCACGCCTGCCCTAACGACAGGCACGCCGGCAGCCTCCTCCTCGGCGAGTGCGGCGGCGGGCGTATCGAAACCCGTCGCGCCGAGCGTTCCGTCGGCCGCTTCGAAAGCGGCGCCTCCCCCGGGCACGCCGGTGCCGGCCCAGGCAGCGGCCACGGCGCGGCCGGCCGCGGCGGCGCTATCGACACCGCTTCCGAAAACGACCTCGAGTGCCGAGGCGCAGGCACGGGTCAAGGGTGATCCGCGCTATCAATCGGCAACGCGCAGCGTCGAGCAGACCGCGCAGCAGGCGGCAACTGACGCCGTCCTTCCCGAAGCGAAGCCGACGCCGAAGGCGACGGTCCGTGCAGCGGGGTTTCCCGCCGCAGTCCCGGAGGACAACTGA
- the traC gene encoding type IV secretion system protein TraC, with protein sequence MSAKPGFFDNLLAGVFGDTKRPDAQRPDLAAPMLAHWLPYRSYDPKTGIFYNSASRGFVIEAAPLVGADERTGEILTQFLSEGIPAPGCLQFHQWMSPRIGERLSKWYLPRYAARGVYERMAKHRVDFLTDGVWESLSADAPFCLRNHRVAISYSTPETSSISVEQIVSIMEGLISTLASVNVSARKMDPVALIGWIDDITSPTTAAGDDVVSYNPLDPIADQAVRRDIELQVEPDRMLLRTERFRPTGKKVQGAPEIGEIYPDVFDVRSFSVRNLPNRWAPWDVVRLIGDMFTDKLRMPCPISTNLCLEYPDTQSSTNRASFKFMRTTSLADSKSARFLPQLRDQSQEWRYVNEEIRQGRKLVRCFYSVTSFSPKGRGDANERVLKSVYRAAGWDLLDDRYLQVMGLLCAMPMTMANGLSKDLERMKRMRTLLTTTAANLAPLQGEYLGGQVPHLLLIGRRGQPFFWSPFENAAGNHNVAVFGKSGSGKSVALQELCASLCGAGSKVVVIDDGRSFEHSAKLQGGAFVEFTMSSGFCLNPFSMIDEEQAAQDEDYLLDCMAMLKAIINQMSRHIDRLNDTERGLIDGAVNDVWEKHGRRGSIDHVIEALGATGNPLAADLGIAMRPFSSGGTYGKFFKGEVSFELKAQLTVFELSDLSAREELRSVVLTAIMFMSQQMMRKVDRAIPKALLLDEAWQMLRGGAMADFIETYARTCRKYGASLVTATQSLNDYYKSAGSIAALENSDWFVILQQKPETIADFKKHDRFEMDDYTDALLRSLKRNGFEYSDIMIKGPETLAVGRLVLDPYSAALFSSSPKTFAAIDAMIAEGLSMDEAIERIAYPDNPEKWVSNIVPHDDIAIAAE encoded by the coding sequence ATGAGCGCGAAGCCCGGCTTCTTCGACAATCTGCTCGCCGGTGTGTTTGGCGACACCAAACGTCCCGACGCGCAGCGACCCGACCTCGCGGCGCCGATGCTTGCGCATTGGCTCCCCTACCGCAGTTACGACCCGAAAACGGGGATATTCTATAACAGCGCCTCGCGCGGCTTCGTGATCGAGGCAGCGCCGCTGGTCGGCGCGGACGAGCGCACCGGCGAGATTCTGACGCAGTTCCTTTCGGAAGGGATCCCGGCGCCGGGCTGTCTGCAGTTCCATCAGTGGATGTCCCCGCGTATCGGCGAACGGCTCTCCAAATGGTATCTGCCGCGCTACGCGGCGCGGGGCGTGTACGAGCGCATGGCCAAGCATCGCGTCGACTTCCTGACCGATGGTGTCTGGGAATCGCTCTCGGCCGATGCACCGTTCTGCCTGCGCAACCACCGTGTCGCGATCTCCTACTCGACGCCCGAGACGTCCAGCATTTCGGTCGAACAGATCGTGTCGATCATGGAGGGCCTCATTTCCACCCTTGCGTCGGTGAATGTCTCGGCCCGCAAGATGGATCCCGTCGCGCTGATCGGATGGATCGATGACATTACGTCGCCGACGACCGCTGCTGGCGACGATGTGGTCAGCTACAATCCGCTGGACCCGATCGCCGATCAGGCGGTCCGCCGCGATATCGAGCTGCAGGTCGAGCCCGACCGGATGCTGCTGCGGACCGAGCGTTTCCGCCCGACCGGCAAGAAGGTGCAGGGCGCACCCGAGATCGGGGAAATCTACCCAGACGTGTTCGACGTCCGCTCTTTTTCGGTCCGCAACCTGCCCAACCGCTGGGCGCCGTGGGATGTCGTTCGCCTGATCGGCGATATGTTCACCGACAAGCTGCGAATGCCGTGCCCGATCTCGACGAACCTCTGCCTCGAATATCCGGATACGCAATCGTCGACAAACAGGGCCAGCTTCAAGTTCATGCGGACGACGAGTCTCGCGGATTCCAAATCAGCTCGCTTCCTGCCGCAGCTGCGCGATCAGTCGCAGGAATGGCGGTACGTCAACGAGGAAATCCGGCAGGGTCGAAAGCTGGTTCGTTGTTTTTACAGCGTAACGTCCTTCTCGCCGAAGGGGAGGGGGGACGCTAACGAGCGGGTGTTGAAGTCGGTATACCGTGCCGCGGGCTGGGATCTTCTCGACGATCGATACCTGCAGGTGATGGGCCTGCTGTGTGCCATGCCCATGACGATGGCCAACGGCCTTTCCAAGGATCTCGAGCGCATGAAGCGCATGAGGACGCTGCTGACCACGACGGCGGCCAATCTCGCGCCGCTGCAAGGTGAGTATCTTGGTGGCCAGGTGCCGCATTTACTCCTCATCGGCCGCCGCGGTCAGCCCTTCTTCTGGAGCCCGTTCGAGAACGCCGCCGGCAACCATAATGTCGCCGTGTTCGGCAAGTCGGGGTCGGGCAAGTCTGTCGCGTTGCAGGAACTGTGCGCGTCGCTGTGCGGAGCCGGCTCCAAGGTGGTGGTGATCGACGATGGTCGATCGTTCGAGCATTCGGCCAAGCTGCAGGGCGGGGCATTTGTCGAATTCACGATGAGCTCGGGCTTCTGCCTCAATCCGTTTTCGATGATTGACGAGGAACAAGCCGCCCAGGACGAAGACTATTTGCTCGACTGCATGGCGATGCTCAAGGCCATCATCAACCAGATGTCGCGCCATATCGACCGGCTCAACGATACCGAGCGCGGTCTGATCGACGGCGCGGTCAATGACGTTTGGGAAAAGCACGGCCGTCGCGGCTCGATCGACCATGTGATCGAAGCGCTCGGTGCGACGGGCAACCCGCTCGCGGCCGACCTCGGCATCGCGATGCGGCCCTTCTCGTCGGGCGGCACCTACGGCAAGTTCTTCAAGGGCGAGGTGTCCTTCGAATTGAAGGCGCAGCTTACCGTGTTCGAGCTGTCCGACCTGTCGGCCCGGGAAGAGCTGCGCAGCGTCGTGCTGACGGCGATCATGTTCATGTCGCAGCAGATGATGCGAAAGGTCGACCGAGCGATCCCGAAGGCTCTCCTGCTCGACGAAGCGTGGCAGATGCTGCGCGGCGGGGCGATGGCCGACTTCATCGAGACCTATGCGCGTACCTGCCGCAAATATGGTGCGTCGCTGGTGACGGCGACGCAATCGCTCAACGACTATTACAAATCGGCCGGCTCGATAGCCGCGCTCGAAAACTCGGATTGGTTCGTCATCCTGCAGCAAAAGCCGGAGACGATCGCGGACTTCAAGAAGCACGATCGCTTCGAGATGGACGACTACACCGACGCCCTTCTGCGGTCGCTCAAGCGCAACGGGTTCGAATATTCCGACATCATGATCAAGGGCCCGGAGACGCTCGCCGTCGGCCGCCTCGTTCTCGATCCTTATTCGGCCGCTTTGTTCTCCTCGAGCCCCAAGACCTTCGCCGCGATCGACGCGATGATCGCCGAAGGGCTCAGCATGGACGAGGCGATCGAGCGCATTGCCTATCCCGACAACCCCGAGAAATGGGTGAGCAATATCGTCCCCCATGACGATATCGCCATCGCTGCGGAGTAA
- a CDS encoding conjugal transfer protein TraN, giving the protein MTLEQAGEQGKAMGNEKKSDSTLVPRDDAQAEAVPGYAGTTLPEGAYFDDPDKLEAAAASAKSSNEQYKITTDAAHTRPTFSNDEILATTDRATQVENDPSAYLDGENITGGAGSCTPLPPGAGADGYYEATCNSGANIEESTPSCSVGLNHSFSTTHVYTCGTAFLTSEATRCVRYAGRRCLEYQTAVTSVETHNSCSGFEAAPQCTMSNEVFADQHRRITAGRTTYWSTSSDRTYTCSSEASSTPGGSSTRSFWRRTAAPPVYVGPQQHYEGTSRDESACSPYAGNSECSLQQEVCTSSDPVTREVEGVAITQPCWAWNRTYTCNHITTGNDCADLEANRSCTYLRDECLDEDPDGGPCKVSEKVYKCPTPGGVSADTSQYICGDDVYCINGDCEPIVREASTEFKDALVALHSIDQAGKEFDETNFTVFRGTRETCHKPVFGLINCCAGKVSGAVPVAAGAAALAGGPLAIAAFATPFLTLFACSQDEMKLDIKDRMGFCHKVGTYCSSSFLGICKTKRTAYCCFESKLSRVLQEQGRVQLGRPWGAPKKEQCEGFTIEEFALLDLSIMDFTEVYADFMDAAKLPDEVETMSEIQDKIQAYYDLHGK; this is encoded by the coding sequence ATGACGCTCGAGCAGGCGGGCGAGCAGGGCAAGGCCATGGGCAACGAGAAGAAGTCGGACTCGACGCTTGTTCCCCGCGACGATGCTCAAGCCGAGGCGGTGCCAGGGTATGCGGGCACGACCTTGCCTGAAGGCGCCTATTTCGACGATCCCGATAAACTGGAAGCAGCCGCCGCTTCGGCAAAATCGAGCAACGAGCAATATAAGATAACAACGGACGCCGCGCATACGCGACCAACCTTCAGCAACGACGAGATCCTCGCGACGACGGATCGCGCAACCCAGGTCGAGAACGACCCGTCAGCGTACCTCGACGGCGAGAACATTACGGGCGGCGCCGGCTCCTGCACGCCGCTGCCGCCCGGCGCAGGGGCCGACGGCTATTATGAAGCGACCTGTAACTCCGGTGCTAACATCGAGGAGTCGACCCCTTCATGCTCGGTCGGTCTCAACCACAGCTTCTCGACCACGCACGTCTACACCTGCGGAACAGCGTTTTTGACAAGCGAAGCGACGCGGTGCGTCAGATATGCGGGACGAAGGTGCCTTGAATATCAGACGGCGGTTACGTCGGTCGAGACGCACAATAGCTGCTCCGGCTTTGAAGCGGCACCGCAATGCACAATGTCGAACGAGGTCTTTGCCGATCAGCATCGGCGCATCACGGCGGGGCGGACCACCTATTGGTCGACCTCATCAGATCGGACCTATACCTGTTCGTCGGAAGCGTCCTCGACGCCGGGTGGCTCATCGACCCGGAGCTTTTGGAGGCGCACGGCGGCACCGCCCGTGTATGTTGGCCCGCAGCAGCATTATGAGGGGACTTCGCGAGACGAGAGTGCCTGCTCGCCGTACGCCGGCAACAGCGAATGCAGCCTTCAGCAAGAAGTTTGCACATCGAGCGATCCGGTGACTCGCGAGGTAGAAGGGGTCGCGATTACACAGCCGTGCTGGGCTTGGAACCGGACCTACACCTGTAACCACATCACCACAGGGAATGATTGCGCCGATCTCGAGGCAAACCGCTCGTGCACGTATCTGCGCGACGAATGCTTGGATGAAGACCCGGACGGCGGCCCGTGCAAGGTGTCGGAGAAGGTTTACAAATGCCCGACCCCGGGAGGCGTATCGGCTGACACGAGTCAGTATATCTGTGGCGACGACGTCTACTGCATCAACGGCGATTGCGAGCCGATCGTCCGCGAGGCATCGACCGAGTTCAAGGATGCGCTGGTTGCGCTCCATTCGATCGACCAGGCAGGCAAGGAATTCGACGAGACCAATTTCACGGTCTTCAGGGGGACGCGCGAGACTTGCCATAAGCCGGTCTTCGGCCTGATCAACTGCTGCGCGGGCAAGGTCTCGGGCGCTGTGCCGGTTGCGGCCGGTGCGGCCGCGCTGGCGGGCGGCCCGCTCGCAATCGCGGCTTTCGCCACGCCGTTCCTCACACTGTTCGCTTGCTCTCAGGACGAGATGAAGCTCGATATCAAGGATCGCATGGGCTTCTGCCACAAGGTCGGAACATATTGTTCGTCAAGCTTCCTCGGCATCTGCAAGACCAAGCGAACCGCCTATTGTTGTTTCGAAAGCAAGCTCAGTCGTGTGCTTCAGGAACAGGGCCGGGTCCAGCTCGGTAGACCATGGGGCGCGCCAAAAAAGGAACAGTGTGAAGGCTTCACGATCGAGGAGTTTGCCTTACTCGACCTGTCCATAATGGATTTCACCGAGGTGTATGCAGACTTCATGGATGCGGCCAAGCTGCCCGACGAGGTCGAAACGATGAGCGAGATTCAAGACAAGATACAGGCCTACTATGATCTCCACGGCAAATGA
- a CDS encoding conjugal transfer protein TraF: MSRLAKLSMLLLTLSPIGPAASLQAQDASASSDSLERGGSGDDFYCGERKLGQWFYCAKPKPPAAKEQSQQAPATSAAERMAAITKQLDELKARAILEPSEDNVIAYVRFQREQLDRASTFSDTWQRALWQNPDLDYTLQRPVSTIGKRAWLDNRKADRDAVLTNLSQRYGLFYFYAQSCGACELFAPILKSVADSHRMAVMAVSMDGGPNREFPNYVVDSGQRARMGVPGNQTPALVLFDTQTKRTIPVGYGVLSADEIMDRIFMLTNTKVGSDY, translated from the coding sequence ATGTCCAGACTCGCTAAGCTCTCGATGCTGCTCCTCACTTTGTCGCCGATCGGGCCGGCGGCATCGCTTCAGGCCCAGGATGCTTCCGCATCCAGCGACTCCCTCGAACGTGGTGGGAGCGGGGATGATTTCTACTGTGGTGAGCGCAAGCTCGGCCAGTGGTTCTATTGTGCCAAGCCGAAGCCGCCGGCGGCGAAGGAACAGTCGCAGCAGGCCCCGGCGACCAGCGCGGCCGAGCGAATGGCGGCGATTACCAAGCAACTCGACGAACTAAAGGCCCGCGCCATATTGGAGCCGTCCGAGGACAACGTGATCGCCTATGTCCGTTTCCAGCGCGAGCAGCTCGATCGCGCCTCGACCTTCTCTGACACTTGGCAGCGCGCGCTTTGGCAGAACCCGGATCTCGACTACACGCTGCAGCGGCCGGTCTCGACGATCGGCAAGCGTGCCTGGCTCGACAACCGCAAGGCTGATCGCGATGCTGTCCTGACGAACCTCAGCCAGCGCTACGGCCTCTTCTATTTCTATGCGCAGAGCTGCGGTGCGTGCGAGCTGTTTGCTCCGATCCTCAAATCGGTCGCCGACAGTCATCGAATGGCGGTGATGGCGGTCTCGATGGACGGTGGTCCGAATCGCGAATTCCCCAACTATGTGGTCGACTCCGGTCAGCGGGCACGAATGGGCGTGCCGGGCAACCAGACGCCGGCGCTGGTGCTGTTCGATACCCAGACCAAGCGGACGATACCCGTGGGATACGGCGTGCTGAGCGCTGACGAGATCATGGATCGGATCTTCATGTTGACCAACACCAAGGTTGGGAGCGACTATTGA